In a single window of the Aminomonas paucivorans DSM 12260 genome:
- the rsmI gene encoding 16S rRNA (cytidine(1402)-2'-O)-methyltransferase produces MPLILVPTPIGNLKDITLRALEVLEAADLVACEDTRRTLGLLNHLGLRKPLLSTHEHNEVRRIPEILRVLGEGKTVVLVSDAGTPGISDPGGQVLAAALAAGYEVDVLPGPNALIPALLLSGLDPRSFLFVGFLEGRPAARRRRVRSLADRPETLIFYLSPHHPEEDLALWREELGDRPAAVVREISKVHQEALRGTLGELLEAARGGRLRGELVGVVAGAEPPENSDVPDSLWQEEALRELEEGGDWRAVVKSLGERYGIPKNRAKAFLWQRRGEESRNGPA; encoded by the coding sequence ATGCCCCTGATCCTGGTCCCCACACCCATCGGCAACCTCAAGGACATCACCCTCCGGGCCCTGGAGGTCCTGGAGGCGGCGGATCTGGTGGCCTGCGAGGATACCCGGCGCACCCTGGGGTTGCTGAACCATTTGGGCCTGCGCAAGCCCCTGCTCTCCACCCACGAACACAACGAGGTCCGACGGATCCCGGAGATCCTCCGGGTCCTGGGGGAAGGGAAGACGGTGGTCCTGGTGTCCGACGCGGGGACCCCCGGGATCTCTGACCCGGGGGGGCAGGTGCTGGCGGCGGCCCTGGCGGCGGGGTACGAGGTGGATGTCCTCCCGGGTCCCAACGCCCTGATCCCGGCGTTGCTCCTCTCGGGGCTGGATCCGCGGTCTTTCCTCTTCGTGGGCTTCCTGGAGGGACGCCCCGCCGCCCGCCGCCGACGAGTCCGCTCCCTGGCGGATCGCCCGGAGACCCTGATCTTCTACCTCTCCCCTCACCATCCCGAGGAGGACCTCGCCCTGTGGAGGGAGGAGCTGGGGGACCGGCCCGCGGCGGTGGTCCGGGAGATCAGTAAGGTACACCAGGAGGCCCTTCGGGGCACTCTGGGGGAGCTTCTGGAGGCTGCCCGGGGAGGACGGCTTCGTGGGGAGCTGGTGGGGGTGGTGGCGGGAGCGGAACCCCCTGAGAACTCGGACGTCCCCGACTCTCTCTGGCAGGAGGAGGCCCTCCGGGAGCTGGAGGAGGGCGGGGACTGGCGCGCGGTTGTCAAGTCCCTGGGGGAGCGCTATGGTATCCCGAAGAACCGCGCCAAGGCCTTTTTGTGGCAGCGCCGCGGCGAAGAATCCCGAAACGGACCTGCGTGA
- a CDS encoding tRNA1(Val) (adenine(37)-N6)-methyltransferase, which yields METTRDDLLWGALTLEQPSEGQGPRVTVDTVLLAHFVRLKGRERVLELGCAHGALSLLLAARLRARGCLGEGFSLRGLDLQPRLVELARRNARSNGLERWTRFDPGDLRDRACWGDGRPYDAVVANPPYEDPKRSRPSPREGVALAVHGLACSLEDLVRTARGCLRSRGRLFLVMRAKRLGELTSLLREHRLEPKRLRAVHPKPDRAASVVLLEALRDGGPGLTVEPPLFIHRGDGTHSEELLEAYRLEDTPCP from the coding sequence ATGGAGACCACCCGGGACGACCTGCTCTGGGGGGCCCTCACCCTGGAGCAGCCCTCGGAGGGGCAGGGCCCTCGGGTCACGGTGGACACGGTGCTGTTGGCCCACTTCGTCCGTCTCAAGGGGAGGGAGCGGGTGTTGGAGCTGGGGTGTGCCCACGGGGCCCTCTCCCTGCTTCTGGCGGCGCGGCTGCGCGCCCGGGGGTGTCTGGGGGAGGGCTTTTCCCTTCGGGGGCTGGACCTCCAGCCCCGGCTGGTGGAACTGGCCCGAAGGAACGCCCGTTCCAACGGCTTGGAACGCTGGACCCGCTTCGACCCGGGGGATCTTCGGGACCGAGCCTGCTGGGGAGACGGGAGGCCCTACGACGCGGTGGTGGCCAACCCGCCCTACGAGGATCCGAAGCGGAGCCGACCCAGCCCCCGGGAGGGAGTGGCCCTGGCGGTACACGGTCTGGCCTGCTCCCTGGAGGACCTGGTCCGGACGGCTCGGGGCTGCCTGCGCAGCCGGGGGCGCCTTTTCCTCGTGATGCGGGCCAAACGCCTGGGGGAGCTCACGTCCCTGCTCCGGGAACACCGGCTGGAGCCCAAACGCCTGCGGGCGGTGCACCCCAAGCCGGACCGAGCCGCCTCGGTGGTGCTCCTGGAGGCCCTGCGGGACGGGGGGCCCGGGCTGACGGTGGAGCCTCCCCTGTTCATCCACCGAGGCGACGGGACCCACTCGGAGGAACTGTTGGAGGCGTACCGTCTGGAGGATACCCCATGCCCCTGA